In Argopecten irradians isolate NY chromosome 11, Ai_NY, whole genome shotgun sequence, one DNA window encodes the following:
- the LOC138335274 gene encoding enolase 4-like isoform X5 — MAFSPTTTATQTARDPRELYEVKQKAVKYYNENGVPNKMEDVLNKMFYDNPSDVFGYLANYFEKFSTAPTISKVKAREAYDSKGQPTIQTEVFCTVKNNVRLSATVVSPSPNSHLPDNTKPEDREGDDTERQNSVTAAVNILNTDLNNRLTGLDPAQQQEVDNVVSKFYAELQAAEEERLAKEAEAAVTEEGSTKDVETASQASASKGKQPKSATKKGGKSQMSVAVPMEPTEKFLPGASAVSAVSRAACVAAAHIQQIPVYQHIAGLRFAEVPFEMTVPVPMVTIIQSGRAALGKSNCIKEFMVVPKAGMPLSKSLPLIQKIYNNVGKNLFAKSGVAAKLTNDVGAFCPTFDRPEQGLDLLQEAITQCELTVGEDFFLAINCASCEIFDYDPVTGKEPPAPFPGQDMHKEKGKYELLTGQAKVADDVVEFWAELLGRYPSVIAVIDPLRKQEKEHWMRLSDRISDQCFIVGGQAYARPGLLKDEELTPDFVTSGIALSLDRLNTISDTVQVAKKLQDADNQVIVSTCYGETADTFLADFAVGVKARFMKVGAPVRGERTAQLNRLLQIEGMLEMSGRLAAQTEYKFPHISPPPLPEPEEGEEEVPAKKEATPRKK; from the exons ATGGCTTTTTCTCCGACAACTACTGCAACACAGACTGCTCGTGATCCCAGAGAACTGTACGAAGTCAAACAGAAAGCCGTAAAATATTACAACGAAAATGGGGTGCCTAACAAAATGGAGGATGTCTTGAACAAAATGTTCTATGACAACCCGTCCGATGTATTCGGTTACTTG gCAAATTATTTTGAGAAATTTTCAACAGCACCAACAATCAGTAAG GTAAAAGCGAGGGAAGCATATGACAGCAAAGGCCAGCCCACTATACAAACTGAAGTTTTCTGTACTGTGAAGAATAACGTTAGG TTGAGTGCCACGGTAGTGAGTCCCTCACCTAACAGTCACCTTCCTGACAACACCAAACCAGAGGACAGAGAGGGGGACGATACAGAGAGACAGAACAGTGTGACAGCTGCAGTAAATATACTAAACACAGACCTTAACAACCGACTGACAGGTCTGGACCCGGCTCAACAACAGGAGGTCGACAATGTGGTCAG CAAGTTTTACGCTGAGCTTCAGGCCGCCGAGGAAGAAAGACTTGCAAAGGAAGCTGAGGCTGCTGTCACAGAGGAAGGATCAACAAAGGATGTGGAGACTGCTAGTCAGGCCAGCGCAAGCAAGGGGAAACAACCCAAGTCTGCAACAAA AAAAGGAGGAAAAAGTCAAATGTCTGTTGCTGTGCCAATGGAACCAACAGAGAAATTCCTGCCTGGTGCCAGTGCGGTCAGTGCAGTAAGTCGGGCAGCATGTGTGGCAGCCGCTCACATTCAGCAGATACCTGTATACCAACATATCGCTGGGCTTCGATTCGCCGAG GTGCCGTTTGAGATGACAGTCCCAGTTCCCATGGTAACCATCATACAGAGTGGACGTGCAGCGTTAGGAAAATCAAACTGTATAAAGGAATTTATGGTGGTACCTAAAGCAGGCATGCCACTCTCTAAG AGTTTGCCTTTGATACAAAAAATCTACAACAATGTTGGGAAAAATTTATTCGCAAAGTCTGGG GTAGCTGCCAAACTGACCAACGATGTGGGAGCTTTTTGTCCGACTTTTGACCGTCCAGAGCAAGGCCTTGACCTTCTACAAGAGGCAATAACCCAGTGTGAACTGACCGTTGGGGAGGATTTCTTTTTAGCCATAAACTGTGCTTCATGTGAAATCTTTGATTAT gaccCTGTGACAGGCAAAGAGCCACCGGCTCCATTTCCGGGACAGGACATGCACAAG GAGAAAGGTAAATATGAGCTGTTAACAGGCCAGGCGAAGGTTGCTGATGACGTTGTAGAGTTTTGGGCGGAGCTCCTTGGGCGTTATCCTTCTGTAATAGCTGTTATTGATCCATTGAGAAAACAG GAGAAAGAACACTGGATGCGGTTAAGTGATCGAATCAGTGACCAGTGCTTTATTGTGGGTGGTCAAGCGTATGCCCGACCAGGGTTATTAAAGGACGAGGAACTGACCCCAGACTTTGTGACCAGTGGTATTGCCCTCTCTCTCGACCGCCTCAACACCATCAGTGATACTGTACAGGTGGCCAAAAAACTCCAag ATGCAGATAATCAAGTCATTGTGTCCACTTGTTATGGAGAAACTGCTGACACATTCCTGGCTGATTTT GCGGTGGGTGTAAAGGCCCGCTTTATGAAGGTTGGTGCACCAGTACGCGGTGAGAGGACAGCACAGCTCAATAGACTTCTACAGATAGAAGGCATGTTGGAGATGTCCGGACGACTGGCCGCTCAGACAGAGTACAAATTCCCCCACATATCACCTCCCCCTCTCCCCGAGCCAGAGGAAGGCGAGGAGGAAGTTCCGGCTAAAAAGGAGGCAACTCCTCGCAAGAAATGA
- the LOC138335274 gene encoding enolase 4-like isoform X4, which produces MAFSPTTTATQTARDPRELYEVKQKAVKYYNENGVPNKMEDVLNKMFYDNPSDVFGYLANYFEKFSTAPTISKVKAREAYDSKGQPTIQTEVFCTVKNNVRLSATVVSPSPNSHLPDNTKPEDREGDDTERQNSVTAAVNILNTDLNNRLTGLDPAQQQEVDNVVSKFYAELQAAEEERLAKEAEAAVTEEGSTKDVETASQASASKGKQPKSATKGKEQKKKGGKSQMSVAVPMEPTEKFLPGASAVSAVSRAACVAAAHIQQIPVYQHIAGLRFAEVPFEMTVPVPMVTIIQSGRAALGKSNCIKEFMVVPKAGMPLSKSLPLIQKIYNNVGKNLFAKSGVAAKLTNDVGAFCPTFDRPEQGLDLLQEAITQCELTVGEDFFLAINCASCEIFDYDPVTGKEPPAPFPGQDMHKEKGKYELLTGQAKVADDVVEFWAELLGRYPSVIAVIDPLRKQEKEHWMRLSDRISDQCFIVGGQAYARPGLLKDEELTPDFVTSGIALSLDRLNTISDTVQVAKKLQDADNQVIVSTCYGETADTFLADFAVGVKARFMKVGAPVRGERTAQLNRLLQIEGMLEMSGRLAAQTEYKFPHISPPPLPEPEEGEEEVPAKKEATPRKK; this is translated from the exons ATGGCTTTTTCTCCGACAACTACTGCAACACAGACTGCTCGTGATCCCAGAGAACTGTACGAAGTCAAACAGAAAGCCGTAAAATATTACAACGAAAATGGGGTGCCTAACAAAATGGAGGATGTCTTGAACAAAATGTTCTATGACAACCCGTCCGATGTATTCGGTTACTTG gCAAATTATTTTGAGAAATTTTCAACAGCACCAACAATCAGTAAG GTAAAAGCGAGGGAAGCATATGACAGCAAAGGCCAGCCCACTATACAAACTGAAGTTTTCTGTACTGTGAAGAATAACGTTAGG TTGAGTGCCACGGTAGTGAGTCCCTCACCTAACAGTCACCTTCCTGACAACACCAAACCAGAGGACAGAGAGGGGGACGATACAGAGAGACAGAACAGTGTGACAGCTGCAGTAAATATACTAAACACAGACCTTAACAACCGACTGACAGGTCTGGACCCGGCTCAACAACAGGAGGTCGACAATGTGGTCAG CAAGTTTTACGCTGAGCTTCAGGCCGCCGAGGAAGAAAGACTTGCAAAGGAAGCTGAGGCTGCTGTCACAGAGGAAGGATCAACAAAGGATGTGGAGACTGCTAGTCAGGCCAGCGCAAGCAAGGGGAAACAACCCAAGTCTGCAACAAA GGGGAAAGAACAAAAGAA AAAAGGAGGAAAAAGTCAAATGTCTGTTGCTGTGCCAATGGAACCAACAGAGAAATTCCTGCCTGGTGCCAGTGCGGTCAGTGCAGTAAGTCGGGCAGCATGTGTGGCAGCCGCTCACATTCAGCAGATACCTGTATACCAACATATCGCTGGGCTTCGATTCGCCGAG GTGCCGTTTGAGATGACAGTCCCAGTTCCCATGGTAACCATCATACAGAGTGGACGTGCAGCGTTAGGAAAATCAAACTGTATAAAGGAATTTATGGTGGTACCTAAAGCAGGCATGCCACTCTCTAAG AGTTTGCCTTTGATACAAAAAATCTACAACAATGTTGGGAAAAATTTATTCGCAAAGTCTGGG GTAGCTGCCAAACTGACCAACGATGTGGGAGCTTTTTGTCCGACTTTTGACCGTCCAGAGCAAGGCCTTGACCTTCTACAAGAGGCAATAACCCAGTGTGAACTGACCGTTGGGGAGGATTTCTTTTTAGCCATAAACTGTGCTTCATGTGAAATCTTTGATTAT gaccCTGTGACAGGCAAAGAGCCACCGGCTCCATTTCCGGGACAGGACATGCACAAG GAGAAAGGTAAATATGAGCTGTTAACAGGCCAGGCGAAGGTTGCTGATGACGTTGTAGAGTTTTGGGCGGAGCTCCTTGGGCGTTATCCTTCTGTAATAGCTGTTATTGATCCATTGAGAAAACAG GAGAAAGAACACTGGATGCGGTTAAGTGATCGAATCAGTGACCAGTGCTTTATTGTGGGTGGTCAAGCGTATGCCCGACCAGGGTTATTAAAGGACGAGGAACTGACCCCAGACTTTGTGACCAGTGGTATTGCCCTCTCTCTCGACCGCCTCAACACCATCAGTGATACTGTACAGGTGGCCAAAAAACTCCAag ATGCAGATAATCAAGTCATTGTGTCCACTTGTTATGGAGAAACTGCTGACACATTCCTGGCTGATTTT GCGGTGGGTGTAAAGGCCCGCTTTATGAAGGTTGGTGCACCAGTACGCGGTGAGAGGACAGCACAGCTCAATAGACTTCTACAGATAGAAGGCATGTTGGAGATGTCCGGACGACTGGCCGCTCAGACAGAGTACAAATTCCCCCACATATCACCTCCCCCTCTCCCCGAGCCAGAGGAAGGCGAGGAGGAAGTTCCGGCTAAAAAGGAGGCAACTCCTCGCAAGAAATGA
- the LOC138335274 gene encoding enolase 4-like isoform X2, with product MAFSPTTTATQTARDPRELYEVKQKAVKYYNENGVPNKMEDVLNKMFYDNPSDVFGYLANYFEKFSTAPTISKVKAREAYDSKGQPTIQTEVFCTVKNNVRLSATVVSPSPNSHLPDNTKPEDREGDDTERQNSVTAAVNILNTDLNNRLTGLDPAQQQEVDNVVSKFYAELQAAEEERLAKEAEAAVTEEGSTKDVETASQASASKGKQPKSATKGKEQKKEERVKHSGNKSKKGGKSQMSVAVPMEPTEKFLPGASAVSAVSRAACVAAAHIQQIPVYQHIAGLRFAEVPFEMTVPVPMVTIIQSGRAALGKSNCIKEFMVVPKAGMPLSKSLPLIQKIYNNVGKNLFAKSGVAAKLTNDVGAFCPTFDRPEQGLDLLQEAITQCELTVGEDFFLAINCASCEIFDYDPVTGKEPPAPFPGQDMHKEKGKYELLTGQAKVADDVVEFWAELLGRYPSVIAVIDPLRKQEKEHWMRLSDRISDQCFIVGGQAYARPGLLKDEELTPDFVTSGIALSLDRLNTISDTVQVAKKLQDADNQVIVSTCYGETADTFLADFAVGVKARFMKVGAPVRGERTAQLNRLLQIEGMLEMSGRLAAQTEYKFPHISPPPLPEPEEGEEEVPAKKEATPRKK from the exons ATGGCTTTTTCTCCGACAACTACTGCAACACAGACTGCTCGTGATCCCAGAGAACTGTACGAAGTCAAACAGAAAGCCGTAAAATATTACAACGAAAATGGGGTGCCTAACAAAATGGAGGATGTCTTGAACAAAATGTTCTATGACAACCCGTCCGATGTATTCGGTTACTTG gCAAATTATTTTGAGAAATTTTCAACAGCACCAACAATCAGTAAG GTAAAAGCGAGGGAAGCATATGACAGCAAAGGCCAGCCCACTATACAAACTGAAGTTTTCTGTACTGTGAAGAATAACGTTAGG TTGAGTGCCACGGTAGTGAGTCCCTCACCTAACAGTCACCTTCCTGACAACACCAAACCAGAGGACAGAGAGGGGGACGATACAGAGAGACAGAACAGTGTGACAGCTGCAGTAAATATACTAAACACAGACCTTAACAACCGACTGACAGGTCTGGACCCGGCTCAACAACAGGAGGTCGACAATGTGGTCAG CAAGTTTTACGCTGAGCTTCAGGCCGCCGAGGAAGAAAGACTTGCAAAGGAAGCTGAGGCTGCTGTCACAGAGGAAGGATCAACAAAGGATGTGGAGACTGCTAGTCAGGCCAGCGCAAGCAAGGGGAAACAACCCAAGTCTGCAACAAA GGGGAAAGAACAAAAGAA AGAGGAAAGAGTAAAACACAGTGGAAATAAAAGCAA AAAAGGAGGAAAAAGTCAAATGTCTGTTGCTGTGCCAATGGAACCAACAGAGAAATTCCTGCCTGGTGCCAGTGCGGTCAGTGCAGTAAGTCGGGCAGCATGTGTGGCAGCCGCTCACATTCAGCAGATACCTGTATACCAACATATCGCTGGGCTTCGATTCGCCGAG GTGCCGTTTGAGATGACAGTCCCAGTTCCCATGGTAACCATCATACAGAGTGGACGTGCAGCGTTAGGAAAATCAAACTGTATAAAGGAATTTATGGTGGTACCTAAAGCAGGCATGCCACTCTCTAAG AGTTTGCCTTTGATACAAAAAATCTACAACAATGTTGGGAAAAATTTATTCGCAAAGTCTGGG GTAGCTGCCAAACTGACCAACGATGTGGGAGCTTTTTGTCCGACTTTTGACCGTCCAGAGCAAGGCCTTGACCTTCTACAAGAGGCAATAACCCAGTGTGAACTGACCGTTGGGGAGGATTTCTTTTTAGCCATAAACTGTGCTTCATGTGAAATCTTTGATTAT gaccCTGTGACAGGCAAAGAGCCACCGGCTCCATTTCCGGGACAGGACATGCACAAG GAGAAAGGTAAATATGAGCTGTTAACAGGCCAGGCGAAGGTTGCTGATGACGTTGTAGAGTTTTGGGCGGAGCTCCTTGGGCGTTATCCTTCTGTAATAGCTGTTATTGATCCATTGAGAAAACAG GAGAAAGAACACTGGATGCGGTTAAGTGATCGAATCAGTGACCAGTGCTTTATTGTGGGTGGTCAAGCGTATGCCCGACCAGGGTTATTAAAGGACGAGGAACTGACCCCAGACTTTGTGACCAGTGGTATTGCCCTCTCTCTCGACCGCCTCAACACCATCAGTGATACTGTACAGGTGGCCAAAAAACTCCAag ATGCAGATAATCAAGTCATTGTGTCCACTTGTTATGGAGAAACTGCTGACACATTCCTGGCTGATTTT GCGGTGGGTGTAAAGGCCCGCTTTATGAAGGTTGGTGCACCAGTACGCGGTGAGAGGACAGCACAGCTCAATAGACTTCTACAGATAGAAGGCATGTTGGAGATGTCCGGACGACTGGCCGCTCAGACAGAGTACAAATTCCCCCACATATCACCTCCCCCTCTCCCCGAGCCAGAGGAAGGCGAGGAGGAAGTTCCGGCTAAAAAGGAGGCAACTCCTCGCAAGAAATGA
- the LOC138335274 gene encoding enolase 4-like isoform X3, producing the protein MAFSPTTTATQTARDPRELYEVKQKAVKYYNENGVPNKMEDVLNKMFYDNPSDVFGYLANYFEKFSTAPTISKVKAREAYDSKGQPTIQTEVFCTVKNNVRLSATVVSPSPNSHLPDNTKPEDREGDDTERQNSVTAAVNILNTDLNNRLTGLDPAQQQEVDNVVSKFYAELQAAEEERLAKEAEAAVTEEGSTKDVETASQASASKGKQPKSATKGKEQKKEERVKHSGNKSKNEKRKNSGSKSVKGGKSQMSVAVPMEPTEKFLPGASAVSAVSRAACVAAAHIQQIPVYQHIAGLRFAEVPFEMTVPVPMVTIIQSGRAALGKSNCIKEFMVVPKAGMPLSKSLPLIQKIYNNVGKNLFAKSGVAAKLTNDVGAFCPTFDRPEQGLDLLQEAITQCELTVGEDFFLAINCASCEIFDYEKGKYELLTGQAKVADDVVEFWAELLGRYPSVIAVIDPLRKQEKEHWMRLSDRISDQCFIVGGQAYARPGLLKDEELTPDFVTSGIALSLDRLNTISDTVQVAKKLQDADNQVIVSTCYGETADTFLADFAVGVKARFMKVGAPVRGERTAQLNRLLQIEGMLEMSGRLAAQTEYKFPHISPPPLPEPEEGEEEVPAKKEATPRKK; encoded by the exons ATGGCTTTTTCTCCGACAACTACTGCAACACAGACTGCTCGTGATCCCAGAGAACTGTACGAAGTCAAACAGAAAGCCGTAAAATATTACAACGAAAATGGGGTGCCTAACAAAATGGAGGATGTCTTGAACAAAATGTTCTATGACAACCCGTCCGATGTATTCGGTTACTTG gCAAATTATTTTGAGAAATTTTCAACAGCACCAACAATCAGTAAG GTAAAAGCGAGGGAAGCATATGACAGCAAAGGCCAGCCCACTATACAAACTGAAGTTTTCTGTACTGTGAAGAATAACGTTAGG TTGAGTGCCACGGTAGTGAGTCCCTCACCTAACAGTCACCTTCCTGACAACACCAAACCAGAGGACAGAGAGGGGGACGATACAGAGAGACAGAACAGTGTGACAGCTGCAGTAAATATACTAAACACAGACCTTAACAACCGACTGACAGGTCTGGACCCGGCTCAACAACAGGAGGTCGACAATGTGGTCAG CAAGTTTTACGCTGAGCTTCAGGCCGCCGAGGAAGAAAGACTTGCAAAGGAAGCTGAGGCTGCTGTCACAGAGGAAGGATCAACAAAGGATGTGGAGACTGCTAGTCAGGCCAGCGCAAGCAAGGGGAAACAACCCAAGTCTGCAACAAA GGGGAAAGAACAAAAGAA AGAGGAAAGAGTAAAACACAGTGGAAATAAAAGCAA AAATGAAAAGAGGAAAAACAGCGGATCGAAATCTGT AAAAGGAGGAAAAAGTCAAATGTCTGTTGCTGTGCCAATGGAACCAACAGAGAAATTCCTGCCTGGTGCCAGTGCGGTCAGTGCAGTAAGTCGGGCAGCATGTGTGGCAGCCGCTCACATTCAGCAGATACCTGTATACCAACATATCGCTGGGCTTCGATTCGCCGAG GTGCCGTTTGAGATGACAGTCCCAGTTCCCATGGTAACCATCATACAGAGTGGACGTGCAGCGTTAGGAAAATCAAACTGTATAAAGGAATTTATGGTGGTACCTAAAGCAGGCATGCCACTCTCTAAG AGTTTGCCTTTGATACAAAAAATCTACAACAATGTTGGGAAAAATTTATTCGCAAAGTCTGGG GTAGCTGCCAAACTGACCAACGATGTGGGAGCTTTTTGTCCGACTTTTGACCGTCCAGAGCAAGGCCTTGACCTTCTACAAGAGGCAATAACCCAGTGTGAACTGACCGTTGGGGAGGATTTCTTTTTAGCCATAAACTGTGCTTCATGTGAAATCTTTGATTAT GAGAAAGGTAAATATGAGCTGTTAACAGGCCAGGCGAAGGTTGCTGATGACGTTGTAGAGTTTTGGGCGGAGCTCCTTGGGCGTTATCCTTCTGTAATAGCTGTTATTGATCCATTGAGAAAACAG GAGAAAGAACACTGGATGCGGTTAAGTGATCGAATCAGTGACCAGTGCTTTATTGTGGGTGGTCAAGCGTATGCCCGACCAGGGTTATTAAAGGACGAGGAACTGACCCCAGACTTTGTGACCAGTGGTATTGCCCTCTCTCTCGACCGCCTCAACACCATCAGTGATACTGTACAGGTGGCCAAAAAACTCCAag ATGCAGATAATCAAGTCATTGTGTCCACTTGTTATGGAGAAACTGCTGACACATTCCTGGCTGATTTT GCGGTGGGTGTAAAGGCCCGCTTTATGAAGGTTGGTGCACCAGTACGCGGTGAGAGGACAGCACAGCTCAATAGACTTCTACAGATAGAAGGCATGTTGGAGATGTCCGGACGACTGGCCGCTCAGACAGAGTACAAATTCCCCCACATATCACCTCCCCCTCTCCCCGAGCCAGAGGAAGGCGAGGAGGAAGTTCCGGCTAAAAAGGAGGCAACTCCTCGCAAGAAATGA
- the LOC138335274 gene encoding enolase 4-like isoform X1, giving the protein MAFSPTTTATQTARDPRELYEVKQKAVKYYNENGVPNKMEDVLNKMFYDNPSDVFGYLANYFEKFSTAPTISKVKAREAYDSKGQPTIQTEVFCTVKNNVRLSATVVSPSPNSHLPDNTKPEDREGDDTERQNSVTAAVNILNTDLNNRLTGLDPAQQQEVDNVVSKFYAELQAAEEERLAKEAEAAVTEEGSTKDVETASQASASKGKQPKSATKGKEQKKEERVKHSGNKSKNEKRKNSGSKSVKGGKSQMSVAVPMEPTEKFLPGASAVSAVSRAACVAAAHIQQIPVYQHIAGLRFAEVPFEMTVPVPMVTIIQSGRAALGKSNCIKEFMVVPKAGMPLSKSLPLIQKIYNNVGKNLFAKSGVAAKLTNDVGAFCPTFDRPEQGLDLLQEAITQCELTVGEDFFLAINCASCEIFDYDPVTGKEPPAPFPGQDMHKEKGKYELLTGQAKVADDVVEFWAELLGRYPSVIAVIDPLRKQEKEHWMRLSDRISDQCFIVGGQAYARPGLLKDEELTPDFVTSGIALSLDRLNTISDTVQVAKKLQDADNQVIVSTCYGETADTFLADFAVGVKARFMKVGAPVRGERTAQLNRLLQIEGMLEMSGRLAAQTEYKFPHISPPPLPEPEEGEEEVPAKKEATPRKK; this is encoded by the exons ATGGCTTTTTCTCCGACAACTACTGCAACACAGACTGCTCGTGATCCCAGAGAACTGTACGAAGTCAAACAGAAAGCCGTAAAATATTACAACGAAAATGGGGTGCCTAACAAAATGGAGGATGTCTTGAACAAAATGTTCTATGACAACCCGTCCGATGTATTCGGTTACTTG gCAAATTATTTTGAGAAATTTTCAACAGCACCAACAATCAGTAAG GTAAAAGCGAGGGAAGCATATGACAGCAAAGGCCAGCCCACTATACAAACTGAAGTTTTCTGTACTGTGAAGAATAACGTTAGG TTGAGTGCCACGGTAGTGAGTCCCTCACCTAACAGTCACCTTCCTGACAACACCAAACCAGAGGACAGAGAGGGGGACGATACAGAGAGACAGAACAGTGTGACAGCTGCAGTAAATATACTAAACACAGACCTTAACAACCGACTGACAGGTCTGGACCCGGCTCAACAACAGGAGGTCGACAATGTGGTCAG CAAGTTTTACGCTGAGCTTCAGGCCGCCGAGGAAGAAAGACTTGCAAAGGAAGCTGAGGCTGCTGTCACAGAGGAAGGATCAACAAAGGATGTGGAGACTGCTAGTCAGGCCAGCGCAAGCAAGGGGAAACAACCCAAGTCTGCAACAAA GGGGAAAGAACAAAAGAA AGAGGAAAGAGTAAAACACAGTGGAAATAAAAGCAA AAATGAAAAGAGGAAAAACAGCGGATCGAAATCTGT AAAAGGAGGAAAAAGTCAAATGTCTGTTGCTGTGCCAATGGAACCAACAGAGAAATTCCTGCCTGGTGCCAGTGCGGTCAGTGCAGTAAGTCGGGCAGCATGTGTGGCAGCCGCTCACATTCAGCAGATACCTGTATACCAACATATCGCTGGGCTTCGATTCGCCGAG GTGCCGTTTGAGATGACAGTCCCAGTTCCCATGGTAACCATCATACAGAGTGGACGTGCAGCGTTAGGAAAATCAAACTGTATAAAGGAATTTATGGTGGTACCTAAAGCAGGCATGCCACTCTCTAAG AGTTTGCCTTTGATACAAAAAATCTACAACAATGTTGGGAAAAATTTATTCGCAAAGTCTGGG GTAGCTGCCAAACTGACCAACGATGTGGGAGCTTTTTGTCCGACTTTTGACCGTCCAGAGCAAGGCCTTGACCTTCTACAAGAGGCAATAACCCAGTGTGAACTGACCGTTGGGGAGGATTTCTTTTTAGCCATAAACTGTGCTTCATGTGAAATCTTTGATTAT gaccCTGTGACAGGCAAAGAGCCACCGGCTCCATTTCCGGGACAGGACATGCACAAG GAGAAAGGTAAATATGAGCTGTTAACAGGCCAGGCGAAGGTTGCTGATGACGTTGTAGAGTTTTGGGCGGAGCTCCTTGGGCGTTATCCTTCTGTAATAGCTGTTATTGATCCATTGAGAAAACAG GAGAAAGAACACTGGATGCGGTTAAGTGATCGAATCAGTGACCAGTGCTTTATTGTGGGTGGTCAAGCGTATGCCCGACCAGGGTTATTAAAGGACGAGGAACTGACCCCAGACTTTGTGACCAGTGGTATTGCCCTCTCTCTCGACCGCCTCAACACCATCAGTGATACTGTACAGGTGGCCAAAAAACTCCAag ATGCAGATAATCAAGTCATTGTGTCCACTTGTTATGGAGAAACTGCTGACACATTCCTGGCTGATTTT GCGGTGGGTGTAAAGGCCCGCTTTATGAAGGTTGGTGCACCAGTACGCGGTGAGAGGACAGCACAGCTCAATAGACTTCTACAGATAGAAGGCATGTTGGAGATGTCCGGACGACTGGCCGCTCAGACAGAGTACAAATTCCCCCACATATCACCTCCCCCTCTCCCCGAGCCAGAGGAAGGCGAGGAGGAAGTTCCGGCTAAAAAGGAGGCAACTCCTCGCAAGAAATGA